One genomic region from Gemmobacter aquarius encodes:
- a CDS encoding DUF1499 domain-containing protein produces MIPMFLALLAVVATAAFAAYVRLAPSDPGRWNTDLLTDRAADCAVAAAEGSARFACLYDMPPETLLQRLDAIALAPPRTMRLAGDPASGRITWVTRSALWGFPDYTTAQATSTPQGTRLDLYARLRFGRSDMGVNAARLTDWTAQLTLR; encoded by the coding sequence ATGATCCCCATGTTTCTGGCCCTTCTCGCCGTTGTCGCAACCGCAGCCTTCGCGGCCTACGTGCGTCTCGCACCTTCTGATCCGGGGCGCTGGAACACAGACCTCCTGACCGACCGCGCGGCCGATTGCGCGGTCGCCGCTGCCGAAGGCTCTGCCCGCTTCGCCTGCCTTTATGACATGCCGCCCGAAACGCTCTTGCAACGCCTCGACGCCATCGCTCTGGCCCCCCCCCGCACCATGCGGCTGGCAGGCGACCCCGCCTCGGGCCGCATAACCTGGGTCACCCGCTCGGCGCTCTGGGGCTTTCCCGACTACACAACCGCGCAGGCCACTTCGACGCCGCAAGGCACCCGCCTTGACCTCTACGCCCGCCTCCGCTTCGGGCGCAGCGACATGGGGGTAAACGCCGCCCGCCTGACGGATTGGACGGCGCAGTTAACCCTTCGTTAA